atgtatatataaaaaaactgctaaaatgctctgagctttaagaAGTCTCCAAGCCTCAAATTAGAGCCTACATGAGTGTTTAACAGAGCTCTAGTCTCTGACGTATCTCACATTTCAAAAGAggttatttcatattttgaaagCCTTCAACATTGTtgcacaatgaaaaaaaagaccattaaattagaagatgtgtccaaacttaaCCGGTAATTTGTCTCACAAATGTTGGCCATAAGGGGAGAATACAGCAGGTCAGCattccattgcaggacacattTATTCACCTGGCAGGAAGAACATGTGAATtatacaaaactgtttgtggcaATGCCAACCATCAAATTATGAAGATCACTACAGTAGTTTGATTTCTATATGAATGAtctccaaaaaaaatattagcatCAAAAACATACatagtacagtaaatgtcagtaattgtcacattttaaaatgaattgtgtAAAACAGCAAAGCAGCATATCTTACTATGGAGATCTTTCTAAATCATCTCACTGCAGCACCTCGTGAGAGAATGTCTGCCCTCTAGAGTGGAGCCTACACACATAACCAGAGAGGAAGGGGAGAACTTCAGAGGCTGCTAGCTAGAGAGACTGACTCAGATAAAGGAGTCAGATGTCACGTTCCAGTACCATTGCATCCCCCAAaccaccactgtatataaagggTTCAGAGGAAATTAAAGACAGGTAGTCAGCCAATGCAGTTTCTACAAGGTATTGTCAATAAGCAAAGAAAGTACAGTTAATTAATTCCTCAAAgtgacaaataataaaattttgagTAATTTCAAGTCTccatttgagaaaaaaaaaaaatgacggcAGTTTGCAAGTACATTGAGGGTTTGTAAGTTTGTAaggtttgtacagtatatacagtaatctaTTTACAAATTTGTGCCTAGGTCTCTCAAAAACTAGACAAGACATTAAAACTAGTCTAGACAAGACTCAAAAACTAGGAACACACATTAAAAATGGTCATTGATTTTATATGTATAGAAATATTAGTTAGAAGTATTAGGTAAATTGACTCTAAattgacagatttttttaatggataaaCCAGAGGAATTAAGGGAAAGTTTGAGTATAGAGTAAAAAAagcctttcttttttaaatgcataatgtTCAGACAGACCCTCCCACCATATCCCTAACAGACTGCTACTTGTATTGTGTCTGAATCGCAGCTGAAAATGgagctacttttttttttatatcaaactAATGTGTTTTCATGGACtataattaaacataatatatactgtaagtgtgtgtactcTGCTTCTAAACCAAGGCAcaatttagtgtttgttctatTGTAACTCACTCAGTCTGACTCACTTTAAGCCTGTTAAGAAGCTAAGCTCagtaagtgaataaaaaaaatataaaaaattatatatatatttatatttcacagGAAATAACATTTTATGCAGTCGTCTTCATAATACGTTTGTTACCAAAATAGTTCGAATATATTCTTGATCTCAAAATGTGTTGGCAGAATTATGAACTCTTTCTGCCTAAATTGTATTTAAGACAGACATCAGAGATGACAACACCCTGgtgtttttttaagtgataTATTTCTCTTCTTAGTAAGAAATTGCCAGGCTGACGGGCCTACACACAATAGAGACACAACAGGTACAGATGGTTATATCCTACCAGTCATATTCAGCCCTCAGAAACAATAAGCCCAAGGTTAATTACATTAGATGTATCATATACATCATATATATTCTATTTGTCCCCCATGGTAATTCAATTTTGCTATCAAAAGGATATGAAAACACAAGATGTAAATTCTTAGTTCAGCCACACGAGGGCGCAATACAATCAATTGCTCAATTAAGCAGTTAGGGGAAAAAACAGTTGTATTGCAGTCATCTCTATGTATATGATGAGCACGATGCACGAGCCATGAGACATTTTGTTCCTTTCAGCCTATGAGTCAGAAGACAGGGAGACATAATGAGGAAAGACAGAGCTGATAAACAGAAAGAGTCAGAACATTCTTCAACTTTATAATCTAAATCATGGCAGATGGTGAGAATTCAGCAATAGCACTTGATAAACTGTAATATAGTCACTTGCCCAAAAATCCATTATTTCTCAAAAGTATTCCTATGAATGTCACTGTGAAATGCATTTAACACATTCAGATCCATAGGTCTTAGATTCGTGTCCAAACATATATGTAGACTGCCCACCTGAGGGATTTATAAGTAGTCATGTTGTCAGATACATTTAGACATAGTACACAGCGCAGAACCACTGTCAATCAAAATTTGCCCTGCTCTGTCTTCAGCTTCCAGCTTTGGGGGCTGGGAATGGGTCTGGCCTGGTGGACATGGTGCAGCTGTCTAAAATGTAACTTGTCCCAGAGACCCCACTttgtctctcgctctgtctctttttctgccCCCTTTTTCCTTCACTGCTCCGCTTGGCCCCACTCCCAGACTCTGGTATGCATACAGAGCCAACCAGTATCAAACATAAGTCCAGGACTTTAAATGGTCTTCAAACGAGATGAGTAAAGTTCGGTTTGTGGGAGTGGGTGTTTTATATGCGTTACAGAAACTATGTGGCAATATAAAAAGTTAAGAGatgacaagagaaaaaaaaataggaggtGTACAGACAGTCAGGATACAGCTACTCAACTTTCAGAGAACAGCGATCTGGACAGTCTCACGAATGTGCATATTCACACagtgagcgaaagagagagagagagtgagaaagagagtggaagagagagagaaagaaatatggCAGGCCTACGTGAACAAAGCACCGAAAATGTAGCTCCTTTTCTGTTCAGTCCCTCCCTTATCCTTCTCCCCTTTCTGATCATAGGACACCCCCGCCCCCCCTTTCTTCCTTCTAATATAAACCAGATGTGTAGTAGGGACTGTCTTGCTAAAAGTCTCATTTTTCCCTCTTTCTGAGTTTCTGTCTTCGTTTTCCTCCCTCTCTGCCCCTCCCCCTTTTACAGGAAATTCTCCAGGTTCTTGGCCTTGAAGGGAGCCTCTTTAACCACGTCCAGATggggaaagggagagagagtgggTTTTAGGAATATAGAGACATGGGCACAAAGCTTCTTTCTTCCCAGAGTTTATTCAGATTGGAGCTTAAGGCAGGCTTGGATGAGCAAAGACTCACTGCTTTTGTCTGCATCAACACAGACCACCAAAAGCACCTAGAGCCCGTACATTGCATTGTTCTTTTGCCTGCCAACTAGTGGGGTCCAATTTAGTCCTAAAGTGTGCATCGCCCTCCCTATGGCAGAAAACTGGGTTTTTAATAGCTCAGGACATGCAGTCTTGCCAACATCAGGTAATTGTGTTTATGACCAGAGCAGGAATTTTGTAATACAGAAAGATCCTATCAGAAAAGACTCTAGTTCCATAAATGGGCATGCAAGTTTTCCCTCTAAGAACAGCTTACCTTTTTCTCTTAACCTTGTCACTAGTTTTTTCTCTGTGTTAACCAACAAACAAGCTAACATACTCCTAATCATCATGGTTTGTGCTCTGAACACAGCAAAAAATCATCACAACTATCATCCTCTATCATCCAACTATCATACGGTCTCATCTATTTCACAACAATCTGGAAAGGTGAACTGTAACAAATTACCCTagataactaaaaaaaaaaaaaaagtactgcaTATTTTCAATCTGCTTGTGATACATTATATGGCAATGTATGAATTTGCTTCTGCATGTTTGCACTACCAGAGCCTTGTGATTTACTAGTGTTGTGGTGACAGATAAGAGAATATGTTGGTGCTCAAATATCATGAATTCTTGAGTCTGGaaccagggtcagggttcgatcaCCACCTTGTGTCTGTTTCTGTGGAGTTTGCACTGGCGTTCCTAAACTaaagtatagaagatgaatgaatgaataacaatAAAAGCAATGGGAACAACCTGCAACAGActacaaagtgcctaaagatacagttTTAGAATGTTACAAAACctgagcagcaacctcatttcccctcttgtctgttccagcTATTCCGCATTGATACTCTGTACATCACCTGCACCAGTTCCTCAATAGTATATGTCTTAAGTTTGAtgatttttatgcttgaattatTTATGGGGCACtaagtggcttaacaaacaaaaaacattcctttgaaaCTAGTCGGGTAcagggactgaactgaaaatgagagccaaaaagtccttcaggaagacTGGAGAACTACAgtagactacattaaaataaaacagtcatGGCTAAgtagcaaaatatgaaaatctGAGGGGTAGCTTTaaaacttttgtattttttactgAACTAGAATTCGGTAGGATTAGGTTATTCCGATGGTGAGTTTGGTGGACCCTCTTTCTACATATGGGTACATACTATGCACAGTGCTCTCCAAAGGGGAAGTGTGTAAAAATTCTAAGAGATTAATTGAAGTCCTGCAGCTGGAGTTAATATCATTAGTGTTTATAAGTGCTTTTTGGATGAAAGTGGCACCTATTGGTAACTTGCCAAACCGGACCAGAGAACACGCACCTCTTTTCTAGACCCTAAAGACATACACTTGGGTGGCCTGCATGTGAAGCTTCAGCAGTGAACTTCCTCTCACTGGCCATGATGGAACACCCACATCACTGtgttttacaaacaaacaaatcacttCCCAGGTCAAGTTAGGAGAAAATTACTGTGGAATGCAGCAGACATAAATGGCATTAATAGTGCACACAACATTTTACCTTCACCAGAGTTTACCTCCTCTTTCCTATTGTGGGAGTAAAACACTTTGCTGAACATAGCCCTGTTTGACTTCCTTGTGAGTTGTCTGTATTATGCTTGGCATGTTTCCTTTGTCTGCATCTGTCTGGGCAGGGCAGACTATTAAAGTTTTCCTTTTCTCAGTGTGCAACAGCTAAATGTATTTCTCCTCTGCTGCTTTAATGTGGGTTGCTGTGACTAAAATTAATGTAGTACTGTAATTATATTCTACACCTTATAATTGTATTACTTTTGGAGTTCTTTTTCCTATGTGTTCATACCATTGTCTCTTAAACCACAAATCTCTTTAATACATGACCTCAGAGTTTTATTTACAGAGTACAGAGAATCATAAATACAAGTACCTTTATCACATACACAGATATGTACATGGTGGTTTTAGGCTCAGATCCAAGATAATCTGAGGCAGGTAGTATGAGTTCAGACTTTTCGACTCTGTCCTGGGACATCCCAAAACAGTAAGGAGAAAGACCTCCATAATGCTTTACCCAGTAGCTCAAACGGTGGTCATGACTTTGAGAGAACCAGTTCTAAAGCGAAGGATCTTCTTCTTGAGAGCATGTGAGGCTTTAATCTTTACCAAGGCTTTGGACTGCAGTTGCGCCCCAGAAGGAGTTGGGGGCGAAGGAGGAGCCAGGGGTGGGGCAAGTTGCTGAGGCCACACCAGTCCTCCACTCTCATCAGAGTCACTGGACATGGAACTGGAGCCAGGGGACTCTCCTTCACTCAGACTGGACTCCCACTCTCCAGGGCCTGGGTGCTTGTAGCCCCCCTCTGGACGGCACACCGAGGTGTGCATTGGGTAGTCTGAATGAAGGTGAGCATGAGGAATGTGGTGTGGATGATGTGAATGGTGGTGCTGAGGAGTCTGGTTGTAGACATATGTTGGTGCAGCAGGTCTAGACCTACGGGTGCGTCTGACCTCTCGCTCTGGTGTGGGCTCAGCTTCATCCTGGCTGAGCTCTAGTGTAGAGCGCCAGCGGCGGTGCCCAAGGCTGCCTTGCTGGCGTCGGGATTTGATCTGGTTGGCGCGACCTGTGTCCCGCTCCACTGTGCTGTACTTTCGCTCAGGTACACCCTTTTGGCCCAACAGGCTGTTCTCTGACTGTGAGCGACAGGCTTTTCTTCCAGGTTTCTTTACAGCTGTCCTTTCTTCACTAAAGCGACACTTCTTTGGCATGACCCGTTGCTTGGGCTGTGGTCTTTCAGGGGAGTGAGTGTTGCCACCACCGCGGCCGGCTTTGGGAGCTGCATGTGCACGAGAAGTTTTGGCTCTCATTGGTGCCTGGCATGGCTGTGCTGGGATGTACTGAGCATTGACTAAATGCTCTTCAGAAGAGGGTGAGTGGGGGACCTGGTAGTGCTGGGGTGAGTCTGCTTCACTACTGCTGGGGTCCAAATCTCCAGAGGGGAAATCCAAAGATGTGGAGTGAATTCCTGACAGTGCAGGCCTGGGATATTGTGTAGAAAGCTTCTCCTCAGGCCTGGAATAATGCGTATTGTGCTGCTCCTCAGGTCTTGAGAAATGAGCGGGCATCAGCTCCTTAAGCCTTGCATAGTGAGCAGGAAGTTGCTCTGCAGGAGAAAAGCCCTCAAGCTGCCTTTCTTCAATGTTGTATGAGGCCCATGTTGGTCTCTCAGGGCTTGAAGAAACCTTGCAATGATCTGGAATGAAGACAGGTTCCTTGCGGCAAAGACTACTTTGTCTGATTACCCCTCTGGCTTCAGGGCTCATGTTGGTTCGAGGCTTGCACTGCCTTGTGGCCAGAAGACGGCGCTGTATCAAACCCAGGATATAGGTCTCTACATGCTGAGTCTGATGATAGTCCTCAGCAGTGGGCTCATCATCATCTCCTGCTCCATTACCTTCCGGCCAAAGCCAGCGCTCACCCTCTCCACCTCTCTTTGTTAAACCCATCAAAGGTGACTGGGTGACTGAGAGTGAGCGTGGAACTGGAGATCGTCCTGCAGAGCGCCCACATTCCTGGAGTCCATCACGACTTGTCACAAATGTATCTCCTATAAAGAGAGCCCAAATTACAGGAAAAATTAGAGGTGAATGCAAGATGTCAGCCATACAAAATTAACAGACAAACATGAAAGCTACGTGGGTTACTTTCACAACATACCTTTGAAAGAATATTTTACcccaaaatataatttaaattgtgttttgttttacctgaattatttgttttatgtaaaTTGTTATTTTCCTTTCCTATTGCTTAGCgtgtttatttcaatttaagcattttttgctGAGGTGTAACCAGTTTTCAATTTAGATAACTGGACAAGATGCTTTATTTACTATTAGAACCATATCTGAATACTCACTCATGCATTTGAtgtatttttgcatttctaaaaATAATTGCTGCTCTTTTAAGCTTGTGTTATTTTAACATCAGCCATACGAATAACTATCCAATATGCTGTTAAACACCAATCAACCATAAAattaaaccattaacattaaaatcactAGATTTGGGTTCTCCTTGTGTCATCGGGGTGGCTCTGGCCCCTCAGGGTGTGGCTCTGCAAGGCCTGCAAAGTGTgtgtggcaccaggatgttggcagtggatcctttgggtgctgtgggttgtgggatgGGGCCtccgtggatcagacttgtttgtctgcgTATTTAACTAATGCTTAATTTGATTggaatctggggagtttggggGCCAGGTTTAGCCTCTTTACCGCCCCATGTGCAATATATGCCTTATTAGCATTTGGTTCCTGTctgcatgggtgagccttgggtgcccatgatcctgtcaccagtttgctggtaaATACTTTGTGATCACTGCTGTTAAAGTCAcatggtggtgttaatgttatcggtggcaaaaaaataaaaaatttagaacCTGCTATTTTAAGTGCATTACTATTGCTGTTACTATTATtacatgatattattattaattctacCTCACTCACTCTAGTccctcactcatcttttataccgctttatcctgtattcagggtcggggggatctggagcctatcccaggagacttagggcacgaggcggggtacaccctggacagggtgccaatccatcgcaaagcgcacacacatacacacactcatttacacactatgggtaatttgagggcaccaattaacctaacctacatgtctttggactgtgggagaaaaccggagtacccggggaaaacccaccaaacacagggagaacatgcaaactcatgcACATAGAGACAGAAATCgggcctggccgggaatcgaacccggtcctggaggtgcaaggcgacagcactaaccactacaccaccgtgccgcctattattaattttaattattattattatttcccttttaaaaaaaaaatctcattgcTTGAGATGTttcaaaattcattaaaaaacattccaCATGCACgtggtacaaaaaaaagtcattattcTGATTAGTTTACATTATAGtcattttacaaaaaacacTCAGTTTTGGGTCTTTTGACTGATGAGGTGTTTGTGGTTCAGGTATGAGCATTAAGCATTGCAAACTGGCTTGGACGCAGGCTTTAGGATGAAAAAGGATCTGGAGCTGAGAATGAACCCCAGTGTGGTTTGTAGAGGCAGAGGGTGTCATTGTGGTTTTGGTGTgagtaaaacattattatttcgCTGCTAAGATTGAGTGCAGGCCTGCTTTAGACATAAACATCACATGGATTATTGCAAATGTTTGGATGTATAGCACTATTTATGCAATGTTGTTTATGTGGTTTATCTAATGTATAACCATTTTTGACGAGGCTGGAAAATAAAAGCCGTATAAAACTTGTAACTAAATTATATTCTCTCCTAAAAATATTCACAAGCTTGAATAAAAAGTGTCCCAAAATTCTAGAAATAGGGGAAAGTAACATAATGAAGCAATTTTGAGTTTGCAAAGAAATTACATTCATGTTGAGGATTTAATAGTTACGCTTGCTTAAAAAGAGTTACTTTTCCCTACATATGGAAAGTTTGTGTAAGCAAAAGCAAAGAACTAGTTAAGGCTGAAGTACCACACATTACATGTCACATTGTGATTTAATTGTACATAATGACTGTGTTCTTGTTGTGAGGAAACAGTTAAGTCTTGGATACGTGGGATATGAAACTGAAGACAGACATACTACTGCAGTTGACTGTGACTAATTTGGGAGATAAAGGCAAAAATGCGATGTCTGACAAAGCAAATCCATAAactatatgtgtatgcatgcttTGCGCTTACATAGAAGGCCTTTCTGTCTGTGTCCTGGGACTGTGTGCACACACTGAGGTCTCAGTGCACAGCAAATTTCATGACTGAACGGGAGTTCTGTTCCTCCCTGCAGGAGTTTTTTGACTGATGAAATTATAAGATGTTAACCCTTTAACGGCACTGAGGTAATgcgaaataaaaaacaataagaaattCTGTAGGAAGGAGAAACCTTACCATGatgcattttataaatttcTAACTAGTCTTAAATAAAACGATGAAGGGAGAGAAACTTTGGTTGGCTACTCACCAGAAGGTTTGGTACTAGGTGAGTGGATTGAGAATGAAGTCCTGGAAGAGAGGTCACCTGAGTCCAGAGGAGTCTgactctctctctgctcacaGAAACCTGGCCaattacacaaacacagagtCAGACTAACAGATGTATGAATCTCTGAGAAGCCTAAGTTTGATACGAGCATGATATACGGTTTGCTAGAAGAATGTCCTTGCAGTGTAAAcaatatgatttattttgtaattattttgtagaaagaatgtttttaatataatggAACCACAGGCTAGCTTTAAACAGAACAGTatggtgataaaaaaaaagtctgagcAATTTGTAGAAGTCGTCCTTTTTCGGGAGAAATAAGTGCTTACTCAGACACAGTATATTGCAACTTCATAATGCTCATGCCTTGGTAAAAGTAGTCAAGTGTTTGCATTCATTGGTTTTTATGATACAGCAAAAGGCGGATGCAGGTGAAGGTCATTATTTTACTGAAATACAAACACAGTGACACAAAACTATAGAACGCACACAACagcaaactgtacacacaacaatagtttgacaaaaaaaaaacactaaaacaggCGCTTGAATAATGGTGCTAAACAGGACATAACAAGACACACGTGAGCAGGATCAGAGATATGTTACGTCCTGGGGCTGATGGGTAATGCATTtttgtgccttttcagcactATGATGACACTCGCAATTTTGATAATTGATATATAACACGTACTCATGTTGAACAAAATATCAactatatgtaaatataataagacaaaaatgaaTTAATCTTGACTTAACATTTACTAGGTATGATTGGTCTACAGGCAATAGTTTAAAAAAGGTATCATTTTATAGCAAAAGCAGAAATTCTTTCAAGAcgtcacaattaaaaaaaaacctttgtgtCACAAAGAGAATATTAAATCATACTTTAATTAACAAGCAGACACAGGGTACAAGCAGACTGATGTAAAAGCTAATTTTAGATTAATATTTGATAGTAATTGTATAGAGGATGTTATGTCTGGATGTTTTTCCTCTTTGTTTAACTCCTGCCTCAGAAGCTTCTGAAAATGAGTCGGCATTGTAGCAAACCTCAGCTACTGTATGCTAATGCTTATTCTTCACACAGCACTATTCGCAGTGACATTCACTAGGACAAAGTACAGGGATTGCATCGCCTCACTTTCTGCTTCACTTTCTGATAACACTTACCATAACATACATCATAACATAGTTTTAACAATTTTACATCAAGTGGAAGATAttacaattgttaaaataatacCTGGGTCAGCTTCACAAGTGATTACTGAGAACATATTGTAAACTGttcaccaatcagccataacattaaaaccaccagtTTCAAATATTAGTCCTCCAttgatcggacttgtttgtctggcatATTCCACAGATATTTATTTGGATTAAGATCTGTAGAATTTAGAGGCCAATCAACACCCTGAACATtctgtcatgttcctcaaactattcTTGAACATTTTTTGTAGGATGACAGGGTTCATTATCAttctgaaagagagaaagagaagtgaTGTATAGGGCATCAGGTGTAAATGTCCAATGTAATGGTTAAAACATTGGACTACTTAtcagaaggttccaggttcaaacctcagcaccaCCAAACTGCCACTTTTGGGCCCTTCAGCAACACCCTTAACcatcaattgctcagatgtataaaaaaaaaaagataaaaaaaaaggggtatctgccaaatgctgaaatgtaaatgggccaggggtagctgagtggttaaggcattgtactacggttcggaagatctcaggttcaaaccccacatcCACCAAGTTaacactgttgggcccctgagcaaggcccttaaccctgtcaaACCCAATGTTTCTCAGAAGAACATTATCCAGAGCATTACATTGAGTTCGCTGGCTTCCTCTCTTTACATAGTGCATCCTGGCATCTCTGGCATCTCTTTCACATGATGTAAACCCACTGTCCTtctttggatcacttttggtaggaCTGGATACCAGAATCAGGGACCAATACTGTATGCAATGgatggggtttgggcattgggtgaaAATttaacccaggccttccgcatggcaggtgagaaatctaccactgagccattatggctgattggtgtaaatACTACAGTATTAAGGCTGGTGTGATCTCGAATACTTTATGTTACAACAGTCAGGAGTCAGGACTGAGATGAATGAGCTGTGATGTAAACTTGATGACATATACAGACATACTTGGCTTTATCTGTCCTTTAGGCTACTGCTAAGTTTTTTGCTCACATTCAGAAGCAAGGTCTTCTCAAATAATCTAAGAATTTGTGTCCTGTCGGTGTCATTGCTGGCTCACTCATTATGGACCAAATCCACATAAGTATTTCTatgaatttgtttttatttaatttcatttgaaaaagaaatgcatgtgCACCTGCACTTGGTTCACCATCTCCAGTGTTTGGGAGGTGCTCCACTGAGCTGGTCTCTGTATCCACTCTCAGTTCTCCTACCTGCTGTTGGAGTACTGCCATCAAAccctaaaaacacacaaacacacaataatgaCATGATGAATCTTAGAACATTCACTTACACAGACTTGCTCTACAGTTAAGTGTTAAACGCATATTATACGCATAACTTTGTGTTTATGAAAGTTTCATGAAAAGTGCAGCAGCTTCCAAATGCCTGGCTGACTCATAAGAGAGGGAATGAAGATAGACTAATGTGTGGttaactcataaaaaaaaaagaaaacgtctGTATTTACTGTctgtttaaaaagtgtttaaaagatTGCAGCTGACCTTTATTATTCAACATCCTTTTGTGTATCTTGTGTGCAGAGTGCAGGCTAACAGGCAAGGCTGATATGATACACTTACTAAGTTAAGTTTCAGCGAACA
The sequence above is drawn from the Clarias gariepinus isolate MV-2021 ecotype Netherlands chromosome 17, CGAR_prim_01v2, whole genome shotgun sequence genome and encodes:
- the dact3a gene encoding dapper homolog 3, whose translation is MELSGLRMHRAFSFAMAAERSRYKERLEATLAGLCELEMLKQRQESLVLSALRLGDSGPGGARAAWPLIRHCFPASANLEQEQPGSAEQQGLMAVLQQQVGELRVDTETSSVEHLPNTGDGEPSAGFCEQRESQTPLDSGDLSSRTSFSIHSPSTKPSGDTFVTSRDGLQECGRSAGRSPVPRSLSVTQSPLMGLTKRGGEGERWLWPEGNGAGDDDEPTAEDYHQTQHVETYILGLIQRRLLATRQCKPRTNMSPEARGVIRQSSLCRKEPVFIPDHCKVSSSPERPTWASYNIEERQLEGFSPAEQLPAHYARLKELMPAHFSRPEEQHNTHYSRPEEKLSTQYPRPALSGIHSTSLDFPSGDLDPSSSEADSPQHYQVPHSPSSEEHLVNAQYIPAQPCQAPMRAKTSRAHAAPKAGRGGGNTHSPERPQPKQRVMPKKCRFSEERTAVKKPGRKACRSQSENSLLGQKGVPERKYSTVERDTGRANQIKSRRQQGSLGHRRWRSTLELSQDEAEPTPEREVRRTRRSRPAAPTYVYNQTPQHHHSHHPHHIPHAHLHSDYPMHTSVCRPEGGYKHPGPGEWESSLSEGESPGSSSMSSDSDESGGLVWPQQLAPPLAPPSPPTPSGAQLQSKALVKIKASHALKKKILRFRTGSLKVMTTV